The Chitinivibrionia bacterium genome window below encodes:
- a CDS encoding MoxR family ATPase, translating into MDITQLNEQIREKSAFTTLIRQEMAKVIVGQKDMVDKMLVALLSGGHILLEGLPGLAKTLTISTLAKIIDTDFKRIQFTPDLLPADLIGTLVFNQKTSDFVAKKGPIFSNFILADEINRAPAKVQSALLEAMQEKQITIGDTTYKLSEPFLVMATQNPIEQEGTYPLPEAQVDRFMLKVKVDYPTREEELEILSRMGGGNIPEVSKVATAKEIIGAREAIKEIYMDKKVEEYIVDLVFASREPEKAGIKDLAGLIEYGASPRATLALTKTAKANAFINGRGYTTPEDVKAVGFDVLRHRIAPTYEADAENVSSEDIVRKIFDSVLVP; encoded by the coding sequence ATGGATATTACACAACTTAATGAACAAATTCGCGAGAAGAGCGCTTTTACAACGTTAATTCGTCAAGAAATGGCGAAGGTAATTGTCGGGCAAAAAGATATGGTGGACAAAATGCTTGTGGCTCTGCTTTCGGGCGGGCATATTTTGCTTGAAGGTCTGCCGGGACTTGCCAAAACGCTGACAATTTCTACCCTTGCAAAAATTATAGACACTGATTTCAAGAGAATTCAGTTTACACCCGATTTGCTTCCTGCGGATTTGATAGGAACATTGGTTTTCAATCAGAAAACCAGCGATTTTGTGGCGAAAAAAGGACCGATTTTTTCTAACTTTATTTTAGCGGACGAAATTAACCGCGCTCCCGCAAAGGTGCAATCCGCCCTTTTGGAAGCAATGCAGGAAAAACAAATAACCATCGGCGACACCACGTACAAACTATCGGAGCCGTTTTTGGTTATGGCGACCCAAAACCCCATCGAACAGGAAGGGACTTATCCCCTGCCAGAGGCGCAAGTCGATAGATTTATGCTTAAAGTTAAGGTTGATTATCCGACCCGCGAGGAAGAATTGGAGATTTTGTCTCGGATGGGCGGCGGCAATATTCCGGAGGTCTCGAAAGTTGCGACTGCGAAAGAAATAATCGGCGCGCGCGAGGCGATAAAAGAGATTTATATGGACAAAAAAGTGGAAGAATATATCGTTGATTTGGTGTTTGCGAGCCGCGAACCCGAAAAAGCGGGAATTAAGGATTTGGCGGGACTTATTGAGTATGGAGCAAGTCCGCGCGCGACTTTGGCGCTGACAAAAACCGCAAAAGCGAACGCGTTTATTAACGGACGAGGCTACACAACGCCCGAAGACGTTAAGGCTGTCGGTTTTGATGTTTTAAGGCACAGAATTGCCCCGACTTACGAGGCGGACGCCGAAAATGTGAGCTCGGAAGATATTGTTCGCAAGATTTTTGATTCGGTCTTAGTGCCGTAA
- the rpsP gene encoding 30S ribosomal protein S16, whose protein sequence is MVVRIRLARGGKKKKPFYRIVAADSRAPRDGRFLEVLGYYNPVSEPKDLKLNIERVDYWVSAGAQMSQTAENLRKKALEAKSA, encoded by the coding sequence ATTGTGGTACGTATTCGTCTTGCACGCGGCGGAAAAAAGAAAAAGCCGTTTTACAGAATAGTCGCAGCCGACAGCCGTGCGCCTCGCGACGGTCGTTTCCTTGAGGTTTTGGGATATTACAATCCCGTTAGCGAGCCCAAGGATTTGAAATTGAACATCGAAAGAGTGGATTATTGGGTTTCAGCGGGCGCGCAAATGTCGCAAACTGCTGAAAATTTGCGCAAAAAAGCATTGGAAGCTAAATCGGCGTAA
- the rimM gene encoding ribosome maturation factor RimM (Essential for efficient processing of 16S rRNA), producing the protein MRVNSDDFVAVATIGRPFGLNGGASLFVIGETLLDADLPMKLWVANVEKEAKEITLLEISGGGSNLRCFFEGVEDRDEADLLKNQTLYLEKERLPKLDDGEYYFRDLVGLSIESETGEVLGSVKEVFNYPTTDAFDVKLLNGKTITIPFNKEIVKKVIVGDKKIVVDSDRISELTF; encoded by the coding sequence ATGCGCGTAAATTCGGACGATTTTGTAGCCGTTGCGACAATAGGCAGGCCGTTCGGGCTAAATGGCGGCGCTTCTTTGTTCGTTATCGGAGAGACCTTGCTTGACGCCGATTTGCCGATGAAACTTTGGGTCGCAAACGTCGAAAAAGAAGCAAAAGAAATTACTCTTCTCGAAATAAGCGGCGGCGGAAGCAATCTGCGCTGTTTTTTTGAGGGAGTAGAAGACAGAGACGAAGCGGATTTGTTGAAAAACCAAACGCTTTATCTGGAAAAAGAACGCTTGCCGAAGTTAGACGACGGCGAGTATTATTTTAGGGATTTGGTCGGACTTTCGATAGAAAGCGAGACGGGCGAAGTTTTAGGCTCGGTGAAAGAAGTTTTTAACTATCCGACAACCGACGCGTTTGATGTTAAGCTTTTAAACGGAAAAACGATAACTATTCCCTTCAATAAAGAGATTGTAAAAAAAGTGATTGTCGGCGATAAAAAAATAGTGGTGGATAGCGACAGAATAAGCGAGCTGACTTTTTAA
- the trmD gene encoding tRNA (guanosine(37)-N1)-methyltransferase TrmD gives MFFDVLTLFPNMFDGILSESILARAIKKDLITVKTDNIRDYTTDKHNTADDEAYGGEPGMVMKPEPTVAAIKAAKERHNGKNFRIIYMSPHGKVIDHEKVVELSKLDGAVILCGHYKGIDQRVIDKYVDEELSLGDFVLSGGEIPAMALIDAVSRMIGGVLGNGASAGKDSHFDGLLSAPCYTRPEIFEEMSVPSVLISGNHANIAKWHEEEAKRITKERRADLWQKYESKSKI, from the coding sequence ATGTTCTTTGATGTGCTGACTTTGTTTCCGAATATGTTTGACGGAATTTTGAGCGAAAGTATTTTGGCTCGCGCGATAAAAAAAGATTTGATTACAGTAAAGACCGACAACATTCGCGATTACACTACCGACAAACATAACACCGCCGACGACGAAGCTTACGGCGGAGAGCCCGGAATGGTGATGAAACCCGAACCGACCGTAGCGGCGATAAAAGCGGCTAAAGAAAGACATAACGGCAAAAATTTTCGCATAATTTATATGTCGCCGCACGGAAAAGTTATCGACCACGAAAAGGTTGTGGAACTTTCCAAGCTTGACGGAGCGGTGATTTTGTGCGGACACTACAAGGGAATTGACCAGCGAGTTATAGACAAGTATGTGGACGAGGAATTATCGCTTGGCGATTTTGTGCTTTCGGGCGGAGAAATTCCTGCAATGGCTTTGATAGACGCGGTAAGCCGAATGATTGGCGGAGTGTTGGGGAACGGCGCAAGCGCAGGCAAGGATTCGCATTTCGACGGACTTTTGAGCGCGCCTTGCTACACGAGACCCGAAATTTTTGAAGAAATGAGCGTGCCGAGCGTTTTGATTTCGGGAAACCACGCAAACATTGCAAAGTGGCACGAAGAGGAAGCAAAGAGAATTACCAAAGAGAGGCGAGCCGACCTTTGGCAGAAATACGAAAGTAAAAGTAAAATATAA
- a CDS encoding RNA pyrophosphohydrolase: protein MNTSDYRPNVCIVVQHPENGKLLLCHRCGFLPGEGWQFPQGGINEAFPLEQEMRRELKEEAGTDEVDIIAISHGEYFYDFPEHVYKKRGGFKGQRQKWVLVRLRDEKFVNVHTSKPEFDTYEWVSPKIALMRTVEFKQSIYHQALTELNVL from the coding sequence ATGAATACAAGCGATTATCGTCCAAATGTTTGCATAGTTGTTCAGCACCCCGAAAACGGAAAATTGCTTCTGTGCCACAGATGCGGTTTTTTGCCGGGAGAGGGTTGGCAGTTCCCGCAAGGCGGCATAAACGAAGCGTTTCCTCTTGAGCAGGAAATGCGCAGAGAACTCAAAGAAGAAGCGGGAACGGATGAAGTCGATATTATAGCGATTTCTCACGGCGAGTATTTTTACGATTTCCCCGAACACGTTTACAAAAAACGCGGCGGCTTTAAAGGGCAAAGGCAAAAATGGGTGCTTGTTCGTCTTCGCGACGAAAAATTCGTAAATGTGCATACCTCAAAACCCGAATTTGATACTTACGAATGGGTTTCACCGAAAATTGCTCTTATGCGCACGGTCGAATTTAAGCAAAGCATATATCACCAAGCGCTTACAGAATTAAATGTTTTGTAA
- a CDS encoding diguanylate cyclase response regulator: MIREKIYIIENDKQNAQNLATAIKDNLQMDVCCFDSVEEALGSAKTESPNSIRALVLSMRLSMNTYAPLAKIPTILVTNHIPIQGKHLLLYNNLVDTVVGYGGKNIAYILNLIRHISSVSHIKVLLIEDDSAVRKLVARNLAALGVGVVEATNVAAASNILERDEKIRTIFISGDNEDALTFIRKQREEYGKSDFPIIALINENTQTDEALELLHSGVLDCIKKEFATSGALEYFQMRIRTILRYVVSYFQMEDMARFDSLTNTLNRRSFYDISENIFANFKRGNISIALAIIDIDNFKSINDTYGHSAGDATIVALCGKVKEQIRQSDLVARFGGEEFCILLSGTSGEDALATLNRIRKSVEDTELKYEDKKIKFTISVGCCYEIAPTLKGMLEIADRRLYIAKKNGKNRVIGNDDIISR; this comes from the coding sequence TTGATACGAGAAAAGATATATATTATTGAAAATGATAAGCAGAATGCACAAAATCTGGCAACCGCAATTAAAGACAATTTGCAAATGGACGTGTGCTGTTTCGACAGCGTTGAGGAGGCGTTGGGCTCGGCGAAGACAGAGTCGCCAAATAGTATTCGCGCGCTCGTGCTTTCAATGCGGCTTTCTATGAATACCTATGCGCCGCTGGCAAAAATTCCCACAATCCTTGTTACCAATCATATTCCAATCCAAGGCAAACATTTGCTTCTGTATAATAATTTGGTTGATACGGTTGTCGGATACGGCGGCAAAAATATTGCTTATATTCTTAATCTTATTCGTCATATTTCGTCCGTTTCGCATATAAAAGTGCTTTTAATAGAGGACGACAGCGCTGTGCGAAAATTGGTGGCGCGAAACCTTGCGGCTTTGGGAGTGGGCGTTGTTGAGGCGACAAACGTGGCGGCGGCAAGTAATATTCTTGAGCGCGACGAAAAAATAAGAACAATTTTTATTAGCGGCGATAATGAAGACGCGCTTACCTTTATACGCAAGCAAAGAGAAGAGTACGGCAAGTCGGATTTCCCGATAATCGCCCTGATAAACGAAAATACACAGACTGACGAAGCTCTCGAACTGCTTCATTCGGGCGTGCTGGACTGCATTAAAAAAGAATTTGCCACATCGGGAGCGTTGGAATATTTTCAGATGAGAATAAGAACAATTCTTCGCTATGTGGTTTCCTACTTTCAAATGGAGGATATGGCGCGCTTCGATTCCCTTACAAATACTCTTAACCGTCGCAGTTTTTATGATATAAGCGAAAATATTTTTGCTAATTTCAAGCGCGGCAATATTTCTATCGCTTTGGCTATAATCGACATAGATAATTTCAAATCTATCAATGATACTTATGGACATTCCGCGGGCGACGCGACTATCGTGGCTTTATGCGGTAAAGTTAAAGAGCAAATTCGTCAATCGGATTTGGTAGCGCGTTTCGGCGGCGAAGAATTTTGCATTCTTCTTTCGGGAACAAGCGGCGAAGACGCGCTCGCAACACTAAACCGCATAAGAAAATCCGTAGAAGATACGGAGCTTAAATATGAAGATAAGAAAATTAAATTTACGATTTCTGTCGGATGCTGTTATGAAATCGCGCCAACGTTAAAAGGAATGCTCGAAATTGCTGACAGACGACTTTACATTGCCAAGAAAAACGGAAAAAACCGCGTAATCGGCAACGACGATATTATCTCTCGCTAA
- a CDS encoding outer-membrane lipoprotein carrier protein LolA: MKRSKNAYIFQKITLTIIFLFGITFAQSNFLSILDKYLNSPVEIEFEQRTFWHVRERESRNRGNIILGTNDRFNITSGRMQFVSDGTTYWEFNNRQRQVIVRRITPNLPLTIPTQILRLLRNARLTQGSAPQSILWQDDETRRNGFERVEVFYDDNLITRIILTDSDQNVSTYTFNRTTFLTTINDNVFVFEIPRGAQVHED; encoded by the coding sequence ATGAAACGAAGTAAAAACGCTTATATTTTTCAAAAAATCACATTGACAATCATATTCTTGTTTGGCATCACTTTTGCGCAGTCGAACTTTTTGTCGATATTGGATAAATATTTGAATTCGCCTGTAGAAATTGAATTTGAGCAGAGAACTTTTTGGCACGTTCGTGAAAGAGAATCGCGAAATCGAGGAAACATTATTTTGGGAACAAACGACAGATTTAACATAACATCGGGCAGAATGCAATTTGTCAGCGACGGAACTACGTATTGGGAATTCAACAATCGTCAAAGACAAGTAATTGTCCGCCGAATTACGCCGAATTTGCCCCTGACAATTCCAACGCAAATTTTAAGATTACTCAGAAACGCCCGGTTAACGCAGGGAAGCGCGCCGCAATCGATTTTATGGCAAGACGACGAAACGCGCAGAAACGGATTTGAGCGAGTAGAAGTTTTTTATGACGACAACCTTATTACTCGAATAATTTTAACCGACAGTGACCAGAATGTCAGCACCTACACATTCAACAGAACAACTTTTTTGACAACAATAAACGACAACGTCTTTGTATTTGAAATTCCGAGAGGGGCGCAAGTTCATGAGGATTAA
- a CDS encoding nucleoside deaminase — translation MVEHEKYMQAAFDEAQKAFANDEVPIGAVVVRNGEIIGRGFNKIELLQDPTAHAEIIAIREAATTIGTWILDECDLYVSVEPCIMCLGAVFQSRIKSIIYGTGNSRFGAITDKNYIELAKTAYMREPQIISIGGEYEEKCRDLLQTFFRQIRIKNKSEKNEIVKFAEE, via the coding sequence GTGGTAGAACACGAAAAATATATGCAAGCGGCGTTCGACGAAGCGCAAAAAGCATTCGCTAATGACGAAGTTCCGATAGGCGCGGTTGTCGTTAGAAATGGCGAAATAATCGGGCGTGGCTTTAACAAAATAGAGCTTTTGCAAGACCCTACCGCCCACGCGGAAATTATTGCAATTCGCGAAGCGGCGACAACAATCGGAACTTGGATTTTAGACGAATGCGACCTTTATGTCAGCGTTGAGCCGTGCATTATGTGCTTGGGGGCGGTGTTTCAGTCGCGGATAAAAAGCATAATTTACGGCACAGGCAACAGCAGATTTGGCGCAATAACAGATAAGAATTACATAGAATTGGCAAAAACAGCATATATGCGCGAACCGCAAATTATTTCCATCGGCGGTGAATACGAAGAAAAATGCCGAGATTTACTGCAAACTTTTTTTCGACAAATCAGAATTAAAAATAAAAGTGAAAAAAACGAGATTGTGAAATTCGCGGAGGAGTGA
- a CDS encoding SUMF1/EgtB/PvdO family nonheme iron enzyme: MKINNLLKLLAIALSIATNLWAFAGGNGTAADPFIITTADHLNAVRNNLSAHYRLANNITLTEEWVSIPEFNGTFNGGGNTVSGVRINNTLNNQAFFSVMNGAVKGLLLDVDITGGIFVAALAAVNWGTIEECKVSGVVKGALIGGLVAENRGAIRNSFSLVETTAQFILEFPVVTSLPSNPVEGQGVRLRVEHNTITARSTYIDLVYVAPGEFTQGGAHFGDNNTRPVRLTQGFWIGRYPITQAQWQAIMVTNPSAFTGAGRENHPVSNVSWNDVQPFIAAIGARLPTAAEWEFAARGGNRRDPFAWAGSDNVDDVAWHNMHPDRIPNQTMPIGLLAPNGLGIFDMSGNVQEWVSDLSMLWTTTTTTAVNPTGGTTGSNRVVRGGSWSHGASHARVANRSNGNPDDGRVRGFRVAFSPQF; this comes from the coding sequence ATGAAAATTAACAACCTACTAAAACTACTGGCGATAGCACTATCCATCGCCACAAACCTATGGGCATTTGCAGGTGGCAACGGCACTGCCGCCGACCCGTTTATAATTACGACAGCCGACCACTTAAACGCTGTGCGCAATAACTTGTCGGCACATTACAGGTTGGCAAACAACATCACCCTCACGGAAGAATGGGTGTCGATACCTGAATTTAACGGAACATTTAACGGCGGCGGTAATACTGTAAGTGGAGTAAGAATTAACAACACCCTAAACAACCAAGCGTTTTTCAGCGTTATGAACGGAGCAGTTAAAGGCTTGTTGCTTGACGTTGATATTACGGGCGGGATTTTCGTTGCTGCATTAGCTGCGGTAAATTGGGGAACGATTGAGGAGTGCAAGGTTTCGGGGGTTGTAAAAGGCGCATTGATTGGTGGTTTGGTAGCCGAAAACAGAGGCGCTATCAGAAATTCATTTTCTCTGGTGGAGACGACAGCGCAGTTTATCCTCGAATTTCCTGTGGTCACGTCTCTTCCTTCAAATCCTGTAGAAGGTCAAGGGGTGCGGCTTCGTGTTGAGCATAATACAATTACCGCGCGATCTACTTATATAGATTTGGTTTATGTTGCACCCGGAGAGTTTACGCAAGGGGGAGCGCATTTCGGCGACAATAATACTCGCCCTGTCAGATTAACGCAAGGATTTTGGATTGGCAGATATCCGATAACGCAGGCGCAATGGCAGGCAATAATGGTAACTAACCCGTCAGCATTTACAGGAGCAGGTCGCGAAAATCACCCTGTATCTAATGTAAGTTGGAACGACGTACAGCCATTTATAGCGGCAATCGGCGCGCGCCTTCCGACGGCTGCGGAGTGGGAATTTGCAGCCCGCGGCGGTAATAGGCGCGACCCTTTTGCTTGGGCAGGAAGTGATAATGTGGATGATGTTGCTTGGCATAATATGCACCCTGATCGCATTCCCAATCAGACAATGCCTATTGGGCTGTTAGCACCGAATGGTTTGGGGATTTTTGATATGAGTGGTAATGTACAGGAATGGGTTAGCGATTTGTCGATGCTTTGGACGACAACAACAACAACAGCGGTAAATCCTACGGGTGGTACTACAGGCTCTAATCGCGTGGTACGCGGCGGCAGTTGGA